In Balaenoptera musculus isolate JJ_BM4_2016_0621 chromosome 17, mBalMus1.pri.v3, whole genome shotgun sequence, a genomic segment contains:
- the YTHDF3 gene encoding YTH domain-containing family protein 3 isoform X1 translates to MFYLDLTLLHRAEETGEESFSVQNGSIHQKDAVNDDDFEPYLSSQTNQNNSYPPMSDPYMPSYYAPSIGFPYSLGEAAWSTAGDQPMPYLTTYGQMSNGEHHYIPDGVFSQPGALGNTPPFLGQHGFNFFPGNADFSTWGTSGSQGQSTQSSAYSSSYGYPPSSLGRAITDGPAGFGSDTLSKVPGISSIEQGMTGLKIGGDLTAAVTKTVGTALSSSGMTSIAANSVPPVSSAAPKPTSWAAIARKPAKPQPKLKPKGSVGIGGSAVPPPPIKHNMNIGTWDEKGSVVKAPAAQPVLPPQTLVQQPQPLIQPPPLVQGQLPPPPPQPQPGAQPQAQPHQAQPQPQPLQNRWLAPRNRGAGFHQNSGGGGENFGLGVVAASASPASVEVHPVLEKLKAINNYNPKDFDWNLKNGRVFIIKSYSEDDIHRSIKYSIWCSTEHGNKRLDAAYRSLNGKGPLYLLFSVNGSGHFCGVAEMKSVVDYNAYAGVWSQDKWKGKFEVKWIFVKDVPNNQLRHIRLENNDNKPVTNSRDTQEVPLEKAKQVLKIIATFKHTTSIFDDFAHYEKRQEEEEAMRRERNRNKQ, encoded by the coding sequence aataACAGCTATCCACCAATGTCAGATCCATACATGCCTAGTTACTATGCTCCGTCCATTGGATTTCCGTACTCTCTTGGGGAAGCAGCATGGTCCACAGCTGGAGACCAACCTATGCCATATCTGACAACCTATGGACAAATGAGTAATGGAGAACATCATTATATACCAGATGGTGTGTTTAGTCAACCTGGGGCATTAGGAAATACCCCTCCATTTCTTGGTCAACATGGATTTAACTTTTTTCCTGGTAATGCTGATTTCTCTACATGGGGGACAAGTGGATCTCAGGGACAATCCACACAAAGCTCTGCTTACAGTAGCAGTTACGGCTATCCACCGAGTTCTCTTGGGAGAGCTATTACTGATGGACCGGCTGGGTTTGGCAGTGATACCTTAAGTAAGGTGCCTGGCATTAGCAGTATTGAGCAAGGCATGACCGGACTGAAAATTGGTGGTGACCTGACAGCCGCAGTGACAAAAACTGTAGGAACAGCTTTGAGCAGCAGTGGTATGACTAGCATTGCTGCCAATAGTGTGCCCCCCGTTAGCAGCGCGGCGCCTAAGCCAACCTCCTGGGCTGCCATTGCCAGAAAGCCTGCCAAACCTCAACCGAAACTCAAACCCAAGGGCAGCGTGGGGATTGGGGGCTCCGCCGTGCCACCACCTCCTATAAAACACAACATGAACATTGGAACTTGGGATGAGAAGGGGTCAGTGGTAAAGGCTCCAGCAGCCCAGCCAGTTCTGCCTCCTCAGACTCTAGTGCAGCAGCCTCAGCCGTTAATTCAGCCGCCACCGTTGGTGCAAGGCCAgctgcccccgccgccgccgcagccgcagCCGGGAGCGCAGCCGCAGGCCCAGCCTCACCAAgcgcagccgcagccgcagccgctgCAGAATCGCTGGTTGGCTCCTCGGAACAGGGGGGCGGGCTTCCACCAGAACAGTGGCGGGGGAGGTGAGAACTTTGGTTTAGGTGTTGTTGCTGCCAGTGCTTCGCCCGCCAGCGTAGAAGTGCATCCAGTGCTGGAAAAGCTAAAGGCCATAAACAACTACAATCCCAAAGACTTTGACTGGAACCTGAAGAACGGACGGGTGTTTATAATTAAAAGCTACTCTGAGGATGACATACACCGTTCCATTAAGTACTCTATCTGGTGTAGTACTGAGCACGGTAACAAGCGTTTGGATGCCGCGTACCGTTCCCTGAATGGGAAGGGCCCGCTCTATTTGCTCTTCAGCGTGAATGGCAGTGGACATTTTTGCGGCGTGGCCGAGATGAAGTCTGTTGTGGACTACAACGCGTATGCCGGTGTCTGGTCTCAGGACAAGTGGAAGGGCAAATTTGAAGTTAAGTGGATCTTTGTCAAAGATGTTCCCAATAACCAGTTACGGCACATTCGCTTAGAAAATAATGACAACAAGCCAGTTACCAATTCAAGGGACACCCAAGAGGTACCCCTAGAAAAAGCTAAGCAAGTGCTCAAAATAATTGCTACTTTCAAGCACACCACCTCAATCTTTGATGACTTTGCACATTATGAAAAGCGtcaagaagaggaggaagccaTGCGTAGG
- the YTHDF3 gene encoding YTH domain-containing family protein 3 isoform X3 gives MSLTNNSYPPMSDPYMPSYYAPSIGFPYSLGEAAWSTAGDQPMPYLTTYGQMSNGEHHYIPDGVFSQPGALGNTPPFLGQHGFNFFPGNADFSTWGTSGSQGQSTQSSAYSSSYGYPPSSLGRAITDGPAGFGSDTLSKVPGISSIEQGMTGLKIGGDLTAAVTKTVGTALSSSGMTSIAANSVPPVSSAAPKPTSWAAIARKPAKPQPKLKPKGSVGIGGSAVPPPPIKHNMNIGTWDEKGSVVKAPAAQPVLPPQTLVQQPQPLIQPPPLVQGQLPPPPPQPQPGAQPQAQPHQAQPQPQPLQNRWLAPRNRGAGFHQNSGGGGENFGLGVVAASASPASVEVHPVLEKLKAINNYNPKDFDWNLKNGRVFIIKSYSEDDIHRSIKYSIWCSTEHGNKRLDAAYRSLNGKGPLYLLFSVNGSGHFCGVAEMKSVVDYNAYAGVWSQDKWKGKFEVKWIFVKDVPNNQLRHIRLENNDNKPVTNSRDTQEVPLEKAKQVLKIIATFKHTTSIFDDFAHYEKRQEEEEAMRRERNRNKQ, from the coding sequence aataACAGCTATCCACCAATGTCAGATCCATACATGCCTAGTTACTATGCTCCGTCCATTGGATTTCCGTACTCTCTTGGGGAAGCAGCATGGTCCACAGCTGGAGACCAACCTATGCCATATCTGACAACCTATGGACAAATGAGTAATGGAGAACATCATTATATACCAGATGGTGTGTTTAGTCAACCTGGGGCATTAGGAAATACCCCTCCATTTCTTGGTCAACATGGATTTAACTTTTTTCCTGGTAATGCTGATTTCTCTACATGGGGGACAAGTGGATCTCAGGGACAATCCACACAAAGCTCTGCTTACAGTAGCAGTTACGGCTATCCACCGAGTTCTCTTGGGAGAGCTATTACTGATGGACCGGCTGGGTTTGGCAGTGATACCTTAAGTAAGGTGCCTGGCATTAGCAGTATTGAGCAAGGCATGACCGGACTGAAAATTGGTGGTGACCTGACAGCCGCAGTGACAAAAACTGTAGGAACAGCTTTGAGCAGCAGTGGTATGACTAGCATTGCTGCCAATAGTGTGCCCCCCGTTAGCAGCGCGGCGCCTAAGCCAACCTCCTGGGCTGCCATTGCCAGAAAGCCTGCCAAACCTCAACCGAAACTCAAACCCAAGGGCAGCGTGGGGATTGGGGGCTCCGCCGTGCCACCACCTCCTATAAAACACAACATGAACATTGGAACTTGGGATGAGAAGGGGTCAGTGGTAAAGGCTCCAGCAGCCCAGCCAGTTCTGCCTCCTCAGACTCTAGTGCAGCAGCCTCAGCCGTTAATTCAGCCGCCACCGTTGGTGCAAGGCCAgctgcccccgccgccgccgcagccgcagCCGGGAGCGCAGCCGCAGGCCCAGCCTCACCAAgcgcagccgcagccgcagccgctgCAGAATCGCTGGTTGGCTCCTCGGAACAGGGGGGCGGGCTTCCACCAGAACAGTGGCGGGGGAGGTGAGAACTTTGGTTTAGGTGTTGTTGCTGCCAGTGCTTCGCCCGCCAGCGTAGAAGTGCATCCAGTGCTGGAAAAGCTAAAGGCCATAAACAACTACAATCCCAAAGACTTTGACTGGAACCTGAAGAACGGACGGGTGTTTATAATTAAAAGCTACTCTGAGGATGACATACACCGTTCCATTAAGTACTCTATCTGGTGTAGTACTGAGCACGGTAACAAGCGTTTGGATGCCGCGTACCGTTCCCTGAATGGGAAGGGCCCGCTCTATTTGCTCTTCAGCGTGAATGGCAGTGGACATTTTTGCGGCGTGGCCGAGATGAAGTCTGTTGTGGACTACAACGCGTATGCCGGTGTCTGGTCTCAGGACAAGTGGAAGGGCAAATTTGAAGTTAAGTGGATCTTTGTCAAAGATGTTCCCAATAACCAGTTACGGCACATTCGCTTAGAAAATAATGACAACAAGCCAGTTACCAATTCAAGGGACACCCAAGAGGTACCCCTAGAAAAAGCTAAGCAAGTGCTCAAAATAATTGCTACTTTCAAGCACACCACCTCAATCTTTGATGACTTTGCACATTATGAAAAGCGtcaagaagaggaggaagccaTGCGTAGG
- the YTHDF3 gene encoding YTH domain-containing family protein 3 isoform X2 gives MSATSVDQRPKGQGNKVSVQNGSIHQKDAVNDDDFEPYLSSQTNQNNSYPPMSDPYMPSYYAPSIGFPYSLGEAAWSTAGDQPMPYLTTYGQMSNGEHHYIPDGVFSQPGALGNTPPFLGQHGFNFFPGNADFSTWGTSGSQGQSTQSSAYSSSYGYPPSSLGRAITDGPAGFGSDTLSKVPGISSIEQGMTGLKIGGDLTAAVTKTVGTALSSSGMTSIAANSVPPVSSAAPKPTSWAAIARKPAKPQPKLKPKGSVGIGGSAVPPPPIKHNMNIGTWDEKGSVVKAPAAQPVLPPQTLVQQPQPLIQPPPLVQGQLPPPPPQPQPGAQPQAQPHQAQPQPQPLQNRWLAPRNRGAGFHQNSGGGGENFGLGVVAASASPASVEVHPVLEKLKAINNYNPKDFDWNLKNGRVFIIKSYSEDDIHRSIKYSIWCSTEHGNKRLDAAYRSLNGKGPLYLLFSVNGSGHFCGVAEMKSVVDYNAYAGVWSQDKWKGKFEVKWIFVKDVPNNQLRHIRLENNDNKPVTNSRDTQEVPLEKAKQVLKIIATFKHTTSIFDDFAHYEKRQEEEEAMRRERNRNKQ, from the coding sequence aataACAGCTATCCACCAATGTCAGATCCATACATGCCTAGTTACTATGCTCCGTCCATTGGATTTCCGTACTCTCTTGGGGAAGCAGCATGGTCCACAGCTGGAGACCAACCTATGCCATATCTGACAACCTATGGACAAATGAGTAATGGAGAACATCATTATATACCAGATGGTGTGTTTAGTCAACCTGGGGCATTAGGAAATACCCCTCCATTTCTTGGTCAACATGGATTTAACTTTTTTCCTGGTAATGCTGATTTCTCTACATGGGGGACAAGTGGATCTCAGGGACAATCCACACAAAGCTCTGCTTACAGTAGCAGTTACGGCTATCCACCGAGTTCTCTTGGGAGAGCTATTACTGATGGACCGGCTGGGTTTGGCAGTGATACCTTAAGTAAGGTGCCTGGCATTAGCAGTATTGAGCAAGGCATGACCGGACTGAAAATTGGTGGTGACCTGACAGCCGCAGTGACAAAAACTGTAGGAACAGCTTTGAGCAGCAGTGGTATGACTAGCATTGCTGCCAATAGTGTGCCCCCCGTTAGCAGCGCGGCGCCTAAGCCAACCTCCTGGGCTGCCATTGCCAGAAAGCCTGCCAAACCTCAACCGAAACTCAAACCCAAGGGCAGCGTGGGGATTGGGGGCTCCGCCGTGCCACCACCTCCTATAAAACACAACATGAACATTGGAACTTGGGATGAGAAGGGGTCAGTGGTAAAGGCTCCAGCAGCCCAGCCAGTTCTGCCTCCTCAGACTCTAGTGCAGCAGCCTCAGCCGTTAATTCAGCCGCCACCGTTGGTGCAAGGCCAgctgcccccgccgccgccgcagccgcagCCGGGAGCGCAGCCGCAGGCCCAGCCTCACCAAgcgcagccgcagccgcagccgctgCAGAATCGCTGGTTGGCTCCTCGGAACAGGGGGGCGGGCTTCCACCAGAACAGTGGCGGGGGAGGTGAGAACTTTGGTTTAGGTGTTGTTGCTGCCAGTGCTTCGCCCGCCAGCGTAGAAGTGCATCCAGTGCTGGAAAAGCTAAAGGCCATAAACAACTACAATCCCAAAGACTTTGACTGGAACCTGAAGAACGGACGGGTGTTTATAATTAAAAGCTACTCTGAGGATGACATACACCGTTCCATTAAGTACTCTATCTGGTGTAGTACTGAGCACGGTAACAAGCGTTTGGATGCCGCGTACCGTTCCCTGAATGGGAAGGGCCCGCTCTATTTGCTCTTCAGCGTGAATGGCAGTGGACATTTTTGCGGCGTGGCCGAGATGAAGTCTGTTGTGGACTACAACGCGTATGCCGGTGTCTGGTCTCAGGACAAGTGGAAGGGCAAATTTGAAGTTAAGTGGATCTTTGTCAAAGATGTTCCCAATAACCAGTTACGGCACATTCGCTTAGAAAATAATGACAACAAGCCAGTTACCAATTCAAGGGACACCCAAGAGGTACCCCTAGAAAAAGCTAAGCAAGTGCTCAAAATAATTGCTACTTTCAAGCACACCACCTCAATCTTTGATGACTTTGCACATTATGAAAAGCGtcaagaagaggaggaagccaTGCGTAGG